Proteins encoded within one genomic window of Glycine soja cultivar W05 chromosome 1, ASM419377v2, whole genome shotgun sequence:
- the LOC114376006 gene encoding protein MAINTENANCE OF MERISTEMS-like, with amino-acid sequence MVRTRGLGHALGHVTGRGVGRGDHHDSDDAPQCRQPIASAQRQRVHVTAGHDESVVPAPNVKADVFPNDPMALADVEDTRADIPADTGTQAAEDEHEGFPGCPSDPSVLTQYADHVTCSVWMEEERLELKLSSHGRKVHSLGRLVPAIKGLVAGTELSPLIACSVDTSDRGLLSLFVEWWHRETSSFHLPVGELAIMLDDVSLLLHVPVVGDLHAFQPLHVDDAVQMLVDLLMVSAEAARAETGQCRGPYVCLQWVHDIYERRCQSATNVHVVYLEALRDLSQTGRYAWGVAALCWIYEHFPSVAEPTVNQDYDEDSPHSCRWIVMKKAMKSIRTPAYRERLDRLRIPDGPVVVYYRLERVVRQFGYTQTIPAPPVNSWVSYDDIHDRWMHYSDHMVPAGEVCVVLGQCASDYMDWFFHISHTFMTSGHVSDPLLDVHALQPQVVPQALQTDISHVPEPGAPSTSARPAVEEPRHAVEVCHGIAKRLERHLSLGVVTSGSSTHEVIEECLRMVRSVTQDQVVYVRSRRKRRTDQT; translated from the exons ATGGTTAGGACCAGAGGATTAGGTCATGCCTTAGGTCACGTTACTGGAAGAGGTGTGGGCAGAGGAGATCATCATGATTCTGATGATGCTCCGCAGTGTCGACAGCCTATCGCATCCGCACAGAGGCAACGAGTACATGTGACTGCGGGGCACGATGAGTCAGTGGTCCCTGCACCAAATGTAAAGGCTGACGTATTTCCGAATGACCCGATGGCACTAGCTGATGTAGAGGACACTAGGGCAGACATTCCTGCAGACACAGGCACGCAGGCTGCTGAGGATGAGCATGAGGGATTTCCGGGTTGTCCAAGCGACCCATCCGTGCTGACCCAGTATGCGGATCATGTTACTTGCAGCGTATGGATGGAagag GAGCGTCTTGAGTTGAAGTTATCCTCTCACGGGAGGAAGGTCCATAGTTTAGGCAGGCTTGTCCCTGCCATTAAGGGACTAGTTGCTGGGACAGAACTAAGTCCTCTGATCGCATGTTCAGTAGACACTAGCGATCGGGGACTTTTGTCCTTGTTTGTCGAGTGGTGGCACCGAGAGACGTCTAGTTTCCATCTCCCTGTGGGAGAGCTGGCCATTATGCTGGACGACGTCTCCTTGCTTTTGCATGTGCCCGTGGTTGGTGACTTGCACGCCTTTCAGCCCTTGCACGTGGATGATGCGGTTCAGATGCTGGTGGACTTATTGATGGTCTCTGCAGAGGCTGCCAGGGCTGAGACAGGGCAGTGTCGTGGACCGTACGTATGCCTGCAATGGGTACATGATATCTACGAGCGCCGATGCCAG agtgcaaccaatGTTCATGTTGTGTATTTGGAGGCCCTTCGTGACCTCAGTCAGACCGGGAGGTACGCCTGGGGAGTGGCTGCACTG TGCTGGATATACGAGCACTTTCCCTCAGTCGCGGAGCCCACTGTTAATCAGGACTACGACGAGGATTCACCACATTCCTGTAGGTGGATTGTGATGAAGAAGGCCATGAAGAGCATACGTACACCAGCGTACAGGGAGCGCCTGGACCGACTCCGGATTCCGGAT GGGCCAGTTGTTGTGTATTACCGACTAGAGAGGGTCGTGCGGCAATTTGGATACACCCAGACCATTCCTGCTCCGCCTGTCAATTCATGGGTGTCATATGATGATATACACGATAGGTGGATGCATTACTCGGATCATATGGTTCCAGCAGGTGAGGTGTGCGTTGTGCTAGGTCAGTGTGCCAGCGACTACATGGATTGGTTCTTCCACATCTCGCATACTTTCATGACATCAGGCCACGTATCAGATCCTCTGCTAGATGTTCATGCTCTGCAGCCCCAAGTCGTCCCTCAGGCCCTACAGACAGATATCTCTCACGTGCCAGAGCCAGGAGCACCGTCGACATCTGCGAGGCCCGCTGTGGAGGAGcctagacatgcagtg GAAGTTTGCCATGGGATTGCTAAGAGGTTGGAGCGTCATCTGAGCCTAGGGGTGGTCACGTCAGGCTCATCGACACATGAGGTGATCGAAGAATGCCTCAGGATGGTCAGGAGTGTCACACAGGACCAAGTAGTATATGTTAGGTCTCGACGCAAGCGGCGCACGGATCAGACatag